A single region of the Paenibacillus thermoaerophilus genome encodes:
- a CDS encoding ParB/RepB/Spo0J family partition protein, with protein MSKRLGRGLDALIPALSINEDDKVIEISLNQLRPNPYQPRKTFHEESIQELAASIKEHGVIQPIIVRSVVKGYEIIAGERRFRASQLAGKATIPAVVRSFSDEQVMEIALIENVQREDLNALEVALAYQGLIDHFNLTQEELSIKVGKSRSHIANFLRLLQLPDTIKQYVSRGTLSMGHARAIVGIKNEKEQLRLAEQAIREQWSVRELEQAIQNLDASNNKQPAKAAQKASKEKTNPYIADLEEQLRNRFRTTVKIKDDKNKGKIEILYYSKEDLERLLELLQG; from the coding sequence ATTTCGCTGAATCAATTGCGTCCGAATCCGTATCAACCGCGGAAGACGTTCCATGAAGAAAGCATTCAAGAGCTGGCCGCATCCATCAAGGAACACGGCGTTATTCAGCCGATTATCGTTCGATCCGTGGTCAAGGGTTACGAGATCATCGCCGGGGAGCGAAGGTTCCGCGCGAGCCAATTAGCCGGAAAAGCGACGATTCCTGCAGTTGTCCGTTCGTTCTCGGACGAACAAGTGATGGAGATCGCCCTGATCGAAAACGTGCAGCGCGAGGATTTGAACGCTTTGGAAGTAGCGCTGGCTTATCAAGGACTTATCGACCATTTTAATCTCACGCAAGAAGAACTTTCGATCAAGGTTGGAAAAAGCCGCTCTCATATTGCGAATTTTTTGCGGCTTCTGCAACTGCCGGACACGATCAAACAATATGTTTCACGTGGAACATTGTCGATGGGGCATGCCCGCGCGATTGTCGGGATCAAAAACGAAAAAGAGCAGCTAAGGCTGGCGGAACAAGCGATACGCGAACAATGGAGCGTCCGTGAACTGGAGCAGGCCATTCAGAATTTGGATGCTTCCAACAATAAGCAGCCGGCCAAAGCGGCGCAAAAGGCATCGAAAGAAAAAACAAATCCGTATATCGCGGATTTGGAGGAGCAGCTTCGCAATCGGTTCCGCACAACCGTCAAAATCAAGGACGACAAGAACAAAGGCAAAATCGAAATTTTGTATTACTCAAAGGAAGATTTGGAACGGCTCTTGGAATTGTTGCAGGGCTGA